In a single window of the Terriglobus roseus genome:
- a CDS encoding PLP-dependent transferase: MSLFSKARPTRRDVLKQSGVLSAAAVAAPLSAHAALLADGQSSPAVMSTSHGTPQDNLFTKIGVRPIVNAHGTFTIITGSRSLPEVKQAMYEASFYFVHLDELMDKVGSEIAQMLGAPGCTVTTGCEAAIALATVACSCGTNVEWSQAFPYKRMKSQVIIPKHSRNPYDFGVRMTGAEIVEVDSAEELQAKLTDKVAMVYLLSSPLAERGPLSIANICQIARAKNVPVFVDAAAEEPLTPNKHLQAGASLVGYSGGKCMRGPQAAGLLLGDKELTKAAWFQASPHHNYGRAYKVGKEEIMGIRAAVQQWGKRDHEAEQKMWMGWLKTIEARLKPLQSTTFEYLEPEDLSNRSPRLRVHWDAKVLNITGTELTAKLDAGNPRIMLDGGTGVRPETMASTLTVMPYMMSPGEEKIVADAIFVALSHPDHYSDPVIAPGASKVDGKWHVAIQYLRGKGEQEFDLTQQGSELSGTQRGELFNAVLKGTIHGDDLKLRSTMPVSGHQIDWNFKGTVAGNTASGSVELGEYGVASWQARKA, translated from the coding sequence ATGTCTCTGTTCAGCAAGGCGCGTCCCACGCGACGCGATGTTCTTAAACAGTCTGGTGTACTTTCTGCGGCAGCCGTTGCTGCTCCACTGTCCGCACACGCCGCATTGCTGGCGGACGGTCAGTCGTCGCCCGCGGTGATGTCGACATCGCACGGCACACCGCAGGACAACCTCTTCACGAAGATCGGTGTTCGTCCCATCGTGAACGCGCATGGCACCTTCACCATCATCACGGGCTCGCGTTCTTTGCCTGAGGTGAAACAGGCGATGTACGAAGCCTCGTTCTACTTCGTGCACCTCGATGAACTGATGGATAAGGTCGGGTCTGAGATTGCGCAGATGCTAGGCGCGCCCGGCTGCACCGTCACTACTGGCTGCGAAGCGGCAATTGCGCTTGCGACGGTCGCCTGTTCGTGCGGCACGAACGTGGAATGGTCGCAAGCCTTCCCGTACAAGCGCATGAAGTCGCAGGTGATCATCCCGAAGCATTCGCGTAATCCGTATGACTTCGGTGTTCGCATGACCGGTGCGGAGATCGTGGAAGTCGATAGCGCGGAAGAGTTGCAGGCGAAGCTGACGGACAAGGTTGCGATGGTCTATTTGCTGTCTTCGCCGCTTGCCGAGAGAGGGCCCCTCTCCATAGCGAACATCTGTCAGATCGCGCGTGCGAAGAACGTGCCGGTCTTTGTCGATGCTGCGGCGGAAGAGCCGTTGACACCGAACAAGCACCTGCAGGCTGGAGCATCGCTGGTGGGTTATTCAGGTGGTAAGTGCATGCGCGGACCACAGGCTGCGGGTCTGTTGCTGGGCGACAAGGAACTGACCAAGGCTGCATGGTTCCAGGCCTCGCCGCACCACAATTATGGGCGCGCCTACAAGGTTGGCAAGGAAGAGATCATGGGCATCCGCGCTGCTGTGCAGCAGTGGGGCAAGCGTGATCACGAGGCCGAGCAGAAGATGTGGATGGGCTGGCTGAAGACCATCGAAGCACGTTTGAAGCCGCTGCAGTCGACGACATTTGAGTACCTGGAACCGGAGGATCTTTCGAACCGTTCGCCTCGTCTGCGCGTGCACTGGGATGCAAAGGTGCTGAACATCACCGGTACTGAATTGACAGCAAAGCTGGATGCAGGCAATCCCCGCATCATGCTCGACGGGGGCACCGGCGTGCGCCCTGAGACCATGGCAAGCACGCTCACCGTGATGCCTTACATGATGTCACCGGGCGAAGAGAAGATCGTCGCGGACGCTATCTTCGTGGCGCTTTCGCATCCTGACCACTACTCCGATCCTGTGATTGCACCTGGCGCAAGCAAGGTAGACGGCAAGTGGCATGTCGCGATTCAGTATCTGCGCGGGAAGGGCGAGCAGGAGTTTGACCTGACACAGCAGGGCAGCGAATTGTCCGGAACGCAGAGGGGCGAACTCTTCAACGCGGTGCTGAAGGGAACCATCCACGGCGACGACCTGAAGCTGCGCAGCACGATGCCTGTCTCAGGTCATCAGATCGATTGGAACTTCAAGGGCACGGTCGCAGGCAACACCGCCAGCGGTTCGGTTGAGCTTGGCGAATACGGCGTTGCCTCCTGGCAGGCACGCAAGGCGTGA
- a CDS encoding RidA family protein → MPNLANKTTRRNLLKNAAGAAAAVTGAAALAPSMAAAAAPKEQKQGWPKPKDGEKRLFSSAVLHNGTLYLAGVGAHFQGTIQEHTKHVLDELEKQLIECGSSMDKVLKVNVYLNDLKDYQAMNETYMGRFTGIPPVRTTVAPAGGVPGNSLVEMDCIAYV, encoded by the coding sequence ATGCCGAACCTCGCAAATAAGACAACTCGCCGTAACCTCTTGAAGAACGCTGCAGGAGCTGCCGCTGCTGTCACTGGCGCAGCTGCGCTGGCACCGTCGATGGCAGCCGCGGCAGCGCCCAAGGAGCAGAAGCAGGGATGGCCCAAGCCGAAGGATGGCGAGAAGCGTCTCTTCTCCAGCGCTGTGCTGCACAACGGAACGCTGTATCTCGCGGGCGTCGGAGCACACTTCCAGGGGACGATCCAGGAGCACACAAAGCATGTGCTTGATGAGCTCGAGAAGCAGTTGATCGAGTGCGGTTCTTCGATGGACAAGGTCCTGAAAGTCAACGTTTACCTGAATGACCTGAAGGACTACCAGGCGATGAACGAGACCTACATGGGCCGTTTCACCGGAATCCCGCCGGTCCGCACGACTGTTGCTCCCGCAGGTGGTGTACCGGGCAACTCGCTCGTCGAGATGGACTGTATCGCTTACGTCTAG